TGCTCTTatctccccctgccccccatcTTCCATAAGCTAcccaaatttaaaaaacaaatttaaatgtaaatattatttttaagaaacttaTTTCAGTAACAGGGAATTTATATTTTGCTTCACTCTCATCCCTGTATAACCAGAATCACAGCAAGAAGTTTGGCTTTACAGGTGGACAACTACAAACACAACCACACAAGAACAGCAGTTGTGCCTGTGTAGCACCTAACCAGTAGAGTCCTCAAATCTGAGCTGGGAAACTCTGGGCATCACTCCAAAACCAACACATACACacgtgtgtgcacacacacagagaaacaaattaaaatacttgtgGTTGAAAGGTGACATAtaaaaaagtgaataaaaaggTAATACACATGACCTGATACACTAATAAATTTCCTCAATTTTCTACTCTGTTAACATCAGTTCATTAAAAGATAGAAAAGATAATCAGCAACATCAGATAGCACAACATAAATGTTACTGTGTAGACTGCATAAGCTATCCTGAACCTAATTCTGTTAAGTAATGTCCAAATAGACCTTGAAAATCCCAAACCTACTCTGTCTTCCACAGAAAGTAAATCATGCTTACAAATTGTAATTAAGAACAGATTCTGAACAGGCACCTGCAATATTCTGTGTATTTTGTAAACAAATGTATTTGTAGAGTTATCTTGCTGAATGACTTGCTCTGTTAAGCACTgactttcttctttcagcaaaATCAAGAACCCTTCTGTAGAGATCTGTTCTCTACACTATTTGATAAATCTCTATAAAGgctaaattatttttgaaagcacaCTGAGTTAATGCTCTTTCAAATGTAATTGATACACATCCTTTGTGAAGAAACCAAGGAAATCAATGAAAGCAAACAGGATGCACTTAAGTGCTGGCACACTACtgacagaaattaaacattctAGTATTCTGCATCCTTCACAGAACAATCTCTGTGACCTTTGCTACTTCTAACACCAGTCAAATCTTATCAAATATTCTGATACCTACccaaaaaaatcacacacacacattttaacattttccacATGTATTGGAGACCTCATGCACTTAACAACTGGAACTGTTTCTTATTAAGGGAATGTAAAGAATTGAATGTGACATTCTGCTGAACATTCTTCTAGACTATAAATGGttcatttttcctgttgtatCCAGCCAGGCTGCCCCTTTTATTTCCAGCAACACAAATAGAGTTTTATCAGCCTGAAAGAATCTTTCTTCTAAATGAAGCCCACTACTGTAATAACTTGAAAGGCATCTTTAGGCAGCATAGTAAAAATGTTTGATTTGTAATTGCCCGCTGAACTCTTGCACAGTCTGTTGCCATATGGTACCTCCCTTCTACTGGCAAACAATCTTTCCTTGTTCATAACTTCTCAGCCTCCCTACCCCCTCCTTTTCTGGAGGGTACGGAGAGGAAATCCGAAGGCGGAGtttctcctgctctctgtgTTTGCAGTGACATCATAGGTGGGCTGAATGTCTCAGCCCAGTgtgtgtttgtttaaaaaaaaaccgTCTAGAAGTATGGAATCTGGGTCAGCTGTAGCTGGTTAGTGTACTTCTGCATATAAGAATAAAACACTGCAGTCCCCAAAAGCattaatttctgtcttctggAATAAAACAGACTGGAACTTTCCATACACACTGCCCCCCTTGACCCCCCCCTCAATGATCAGTTATCGTATGAAGATCCTCAACTCTTCCACACAGCTTGGATCTAacagagaaaaggcaaaagcagcTTTTGACTCCAACTGAAGATTAACATCAACAGCACCGGgtaggaaagcaagaaaaagccATCTGGCCTCTGGATTTTCATctaccacagaagaaaaacagcccgaagattttttttctgggtaagTTTTAAAGTTGTTCTGACTTGTAAGACTGATTTTGAACTCTATGTGACTTCTGTCTACATCTACCATCCATATACAATTGTCAATAGACAAATCTCTCTTGACAGAGAAAGTTTTgacaacaaaaatataaacCTCACTTCTGGGGCATTTGGTAACCTTTGGAAACTTGGGAAGAATTAAAAAGGACTGCACTACAGCAGAGCTTAACTCGTTCCAGTTGTAAGGATGAACAAGTTTTAGTTGTTTAGCTGTAAATCCTTCATAAATTGTTAGATACAGttacagaaaattaatgcaACCTGAGTGTTTGCTAAGCATGTAATTGGAGTGTTCTGAACATATTACTGTGAAGTTCTGATGCTAGCACCAAGTGAAATCCAAAAATCCTATTGATTTCAGGGCAGCTGGATTTCACCCAACACCAGAGCATAAACCTGATTAAAAAACCAAGATAAACTGGAACTAGAAAATGGACATTTCAATAAAACCACTGTGAAAAATCCCAAGTAAATCAATGCACATCTGTAGGCAGCACTGCATATTGTTTCAATGTAAGTTTAATTTATGGTACCTTTAAGCAGGAGAAGTAGCCTGAGTACAACCAGCCAAGCAACCCGAATCATACATTCattcagaatttaattttatagcACAAATAATTGTGCAGTTGAAAATCCAAAGATGTTGCTGCAACACCTTTAACTATTTGGGGAAGTTCATTATACCTAAATGGAGCAGCAGTTTGTTTCTAAATAAAGCTCTATTTCATAAACATGGAATACAAAACTATTAAGCAGAAAATGGAGTTTTTTTCGGTCTCTTCTttgggggttgggagggaagggaatggaTGCAGTTTCAAGTCAAGGATTAATGAAGTAAAGCTGTTTACAAATGGaagataaaaatacagataaaaacaaaaaaagaactgcTAATAGCtaattttctactttttgtCTCTCCTTTTGTCTCTCaagatggaaattaaaatactgcaaataaTACAGAACAATAGAAAAGAATTTGGGTAGcgtatttgtattaaaatatgcTCAGAAATCTGACACATTAAGAGAGAACAGAGGGTGATGctaaaaaaaagagtattatAGAAAGCTAAACTCAAGTTTAGTAGCTACAGGAGGGAAAGAAGTCTGAAAGAGTCTCAACAAACAAGAAAGATGGATCCTTTCCAAGTTCTTGAGCACTTTTTCCTACTATCTTTTTGTGcttctttacattttaaatagaagaacctaaacaaaaccaacaaaacccattTGAAGCACACATTGTGTGCTTAGGACACCAATCTCCATTCAATTATGATTAGCTAAGGTTTTGATTTATGCTGCTACAACAAGTCCTAAATCttttacaaatgaaaactgCTCAGtcaataattttaaagcaataaaacagCTACATGTGAAGTTTTAACTCTCTCTTTTGCTGTCTTCcagcttttaatttcagatttcaaaatgcttcttttaaaacatgcaaTACCAGTattatgcaaaatatttcacttaaCTTTTTACAAGAATTCCCTTCAAAGAGTGAAAATTCTGAATCTTTACAATTTTGCCAGCATATACTCAGCTTTACAAGGCTTTCATTATTGTTTTAATGTGCTCAGTTTGTTATTCATAACATGCCCTATTAGTCTGGTCTTTAAAATTTATAGACCAGTGAAAGACATGAAACTTCCAATAGCAAATATTGCTAGATGTTTCTTGTCTTCTTACCTTCTTTTACAGGGAATTCTGGAGCTCCTAAATAACACATTCCCAAATGCAAAATGCTGCACTCCGTTGTACCTGCCTGTTCATGTGGTGCAAACACACACAATGGCTGAAAAACAGCCATAAAGGAACCTTCACCAAAAATATTCCACAAAAAACCCTGGAAATTTATGAAAGTGgtaattctgaaaataattatttatagaATATCTAATATAACAAAATCTAGAAATCTCTTCTAGTCTagaattttagatttttaaattaccttttctAAAAGGAATCAAATTCCAGTAATCTCAGAGAAGCAGAACTCTGACTCAATATATCACATATATGACTAACAAAGACCAAGAACATAATATTCCTGGATACCACTCAATACAATTGAAAGTAACCCTGTTCTTTCAGCAAAGGCAGAGTACTGGAAAAGCACTTGTTTATATAGGCAAAAGTAACTGATAGAAGTACATAGATACATCAAAAATCCATGTGAacattgcttttttaataagAGTCTTTTCCTCACAGCAGTATTACTTCTGATGTTATGAACCCAGTTTTAAGCCAACATCCCCCCTTACGCACAGTCCCTCCAAAAAATAACCACTTATTCTGATAGGAGACTATAGATTTTTTTACTAATATCAGCTGCTCAAAGCTTAACAGAAAACAGAGTAAGTGTAACATCAATAACAGAGATTTCAAATTAGCTGACATGATGTTAAGAGACACTTTATTCTCAGTATTAtcatttagttaaaaaaaaaatctgtttatctTCCTGGTTtacatgtttataaatacaggTTTATAAGAGCAGGCACCACTTTTATTTATCATTTAACCATATTCTTTTAACGATAGCTTGAATAAAGATATATATTGGTACTGAACTTTCCATAAAAAGGGAATTCCTGTATTCACATTTACCTGCAACACTTCCCTTGCATTCAGTTTTAACAACCTATTTTGCCCAAGGAGAAGCAGCCTTCATCAGCTCTGATGAAAGAATTTGTGCTGAGTTTCCAGATTCTACATCCTGCTATCCCAGTCAGAGCAATACAACCCAGAACAATAGGCAGCTGTatagaaagttaaaaaaaaaaacccatgcaaaCCAGCTTCCTCATCCCTGCAACACTAATACTTTAAGAGAGATAATAGTTTTAGGGGTAACAACTGTATTATAGTAGTTTCTCATTCAAATACCAGTAATAATAttcattttgctcttttaaGCTGGAATTTTGTTCCTTTAGATGCTCTGAAAATAACACAAAGATTCTGGGAGGAaggttggggttggttttttttgttgttgtttggcttttttggggttggaattttttgtttgtggggtgttgtttttttgtttttgggtttttttttagtttttaggttttaggtttttgttgttgtttgttcagtttttttgCCCACATAAAGAatcaggctggagaaggaaagaaccCAGAAAAGGAATGGCATTCAATGTAAAATGTATTGGAAGTCCTACCCACAGCACTGAGTATTTCTGACAAGATGATGATGAAATTTGGGTTGTTATGAATAGCTGcacattttttcctgcaaaagcaagaaaatgtcaGCTTGCCAAAAGATAGGGAAAGCCACTCCTACAGAAATCTGAGACCTAAATCTGTGTGACACAGAAACATGACAGAACCGAGTAAAAACTGACAGCCTGTTCcaattaaaaaccccacaacagtTCAGAAAGagttaaataacattttaaagcaatAGTACCTGCAATCAGAATCTCACTTATCTTTTAAGGTCTGTATTTAGGTATTTCAGCTACTCCAGACTTGCAGGAATGTTTAAGACTCTGGCTCAGTCTAAACTGATCCCTGAGTCTCAACCCCTTTCTCGTTAACAGTTAATGACATTACCCAAACAGTGAAACCTGGGAATCTATGACATAATAtgtctgattaaaaaaacctttacaaaaactattaaaaaaaccttatttcCCAAATCTAATATTTGTCACTTCTAGATCTTACATAATGGGCTATCATTCTGTGATATTTTGGATAaacagtttctatttttttaagcagcttGCCCAGAATATCAGGAAATTtctgaaacagtattttcctttccatctaAGCTGATTAAAACTCCAGGCAAATATCTTACTCAGAACCTATTCTTGTCTAACAAGTTAGGCATTAAGCTGCTCAAACatgatgtttaatttttttcaacatcAAACTTTCCATGGAAGTTTCCCTCCCATTCTCAGAAGGAACTGATCCAAGCTTATCTGGAGGTCTCAGTTTAATACAagagatttaaattatttcaaagttttAGGCCACTATCTtatgcagctgctgcagttgGTTATGCTATGTTATAGCATTTACTTCATTTCATGGTCTGACTGTGCTTATATGGGCACAAAACTTCTCTTTAATACCTAAGCATAAATGCTCAAAACTGACATcaagattaaaagaaatatagaaAGCAGACTGCAACAAAATACATGGTCAAAAAGTGGGCTGCATTGGcaaaatgtttggttttcaaAGACTCATTTTAAGTTTTAATCTATTTCAGGGGGAAAATGTACTGCTGGGGGAAAAAGACCCAGCCATTCATTATTTAAGTAACTGTATAGGGTCTTTAAAAACTACCAAGAACTAAAGTGTTATTCACCATTTTGAACTATAAAGTAGCTATTATATACTGTGAAAATAGTAACATACTGGACTTGTACTAAGCCATAAAGACATTTTCCCTGCATCTGCAAATGCTGGATGTGAAGAattgaaaataatcaaaaaataatttagatgtCATGAGGTTTCAAACTTCTAACAATTGTTTCAGCTCATCTTTGTCATGTTCAAAACTGCACACAGATTTGTTTATCAAGTGTTTGCTATGATTCATGTGTAAATTTAACCTACTGTTTCCAGCTCTGAGCACTGTTCAAACAATTAAAAGTCTGAATGTCTGAActtaaaggaaaatacacaaTTAGCTCTGGAGAAAAGTGATCTTTCCCCtagttttttgtttaaaataaacagcagaagTTACTctttcagcagagaaatgtTAACAAAAACCTTATAATGAAGTTCTGTTTTTGGATAAAAACTCCCACATTTATTACTAGACTCTAAAATACTTATTACTAAATACTAGCAATGAAacatatagaaatatattttaaaatattatcaaTAAATTTCTCAATAAACATTCTCAATCTTTTATGTGTACCCTCTATTTACATAAGGTAAGAAATATATTTGCTAAAAAAGTATTCACTAAATCAAGTGTTTTGTTGCCCTCCCAGAAGCAGGGCTTGCAATGCAactgccaggttttttttttagcaggagTGGAACATTTATCAAGATTCATGGATATAATTCCTGACTGCATGTACAGCACAGTTGGATATTTGCAACCAGTGCTCTCAGTGACACCAAAAAATTACATACTCTGGGGACTGAGCAGACATGATTTTCAGCAATAGTATTAAATCCTGGAACAGAACAGGGAGAAGCAACtcatatctttttaaaatgagaatataAAGTGAGCAGCTCTGGTCTGCTTCTCCTTTAGGGTGACTGGTTCAGGACTGCCCAGAGCACTTCAACTTGATCTTGGCAGGAACAGCATGAAGATTATTCATCTTCTCtggttttactttatttatctTCTTAACCATACAACGTCCACTGTACAACAACCCCTCATAGCAGTCTGGAAGGGAAAGCCAGATGAGCAGCTGAAAGGGGGGAAACTGATCTTCTtgacaaagcaaataaaacatcaAAATGAACAGGgtttttccctttgattttAGTGCTACCTTTATCAtctaaagtattttaaaataaagtagaagAAAAACTATCCCCAAAAACATTCTTGGACCTTTATCActgcatttaaaattctttccatGAAGGTGTTAAAAACTGAATGAAACACTTCACTACATTATGCTAGTATTTTAACACTGATGTCAAAAAATAGTGTTAGATATGTCTGTATTTTTCAAGTCTACTGTATCTGTGTTTATATACATTTGAAAAATGcatgtttgtatatatttatacagtatTTAATGAATTATACATATGTAAAGCTAAAAGACAGATGGAAAATTCCAAAATTCCCAATTTCCAAACTTCCAAGCTCTCTGTATGTTCTATAACCTTGCAAATTTAATTGCAGTAAGTACACATCTAAGCAGTCAAATTTATAATGAAAGTGTAACACATAATCTAAGCAGAACACTGTTTCTGACAGTTTGTTGCAACAACTTCTTTACTAAACCCAAAACCTAAATTTTAGGGTTTGCTACTGAAAATAGAAAGCTATTCTTCAAAGCTGATCTAATGGAATCCAATTCCAAGTAAGAGATTCCAATGACTTGTCTCTACCTAGACATGGAAAACCCATAAGGTTAGGCAGTTTAAGCTGTACAGAAGCCTTAGTTATGGCTttaattcaattattttatattttctctgttcAATAGTCCCTTCATCTTACTTGCTGCAACATGAAGATATTTAAATGGACTTTGGGTGTACTGTTGTTCCTGCTGTTGTCTATCGGGCGCTGTACAGAACAATCTACACCTAACAGAACATCCCAGAGGAGGTACCCTCGTTCTGCAGACAGTGGGGAAGATGGGAAGAAATGCAGCTACACATTCTTGGTCCCAGAACAAAAAATCACAGGGCCAATTTGTGTGAATACCAATGGCCCAAGTACTGGGAACAGAAAAGACGAAGTCACAAGAATGGACATAGAGAACCTGAAGGATGTCCTGTCCAAGCAAAAGAGGGAGATTGATATTTTGCAGTTGGTAGTGGATGTGGATGGAAACATTGTGAATGAAGTAAAATTATTGAGGAAAGAAAGTCGGAACATGAACTCTCGGGTCACCCAACTCTATATGCAGCTCTTGCATGAGATCATTCGGAAGCGTGATAATTCCCTTGAGCTTTCCCAACTGGAAAACAAGGTCCTCAATGTTAcaacagaaatgctgaagaTGGCAACAAAATACAAGGAGCTGGAAGCAAAATATGCAGCCCTCACTGACCTTGTAAATAATCAGTCTGTGACTATCTCACTGCTGGAAGAGCAGTGCTTGAGGATCTTCTCACGACAGGACACCCATGGGTCTCCACCTCTTGTCCAAGTTGTGCCCCAGCACATTCCCAACAGCCAGCCATACACACCCATCCTTCTGGGGGGTAATGAGATACAGAGAGACCCGGGTTACCCCAGAGACAGAGATGTAAGGCCACCACCTGATCCAGCTACTTCTCCTACAAAGAGTCCTTTCAGAGTACCACCACTGGCTTTAATTAATGAGGGTGAGTTACCTATCACTATTTATCTAACCAGAGATTTCTGTTTCAGAGGCTATAGACAAAGAACAAAGAATTTAAAGAATCTAGTACAGCCCTTTGCTCCTAATTCTGACTctcctcacccccagccccagagaAGTTTTTAGTTTTCTCATTGAATTTTTAAGATGAATTTGTTGAAGTAGCTGATACTCAGAAATGCAATCTGAAGAATTTATGCCTTTGAGTCACCAAATACATGGgtttctgcctccagctgggTTTTGAGTTATGGGAATGAAAATTTGCTGTTAGCATATACTTTCTATCATTTAGCTCTGCTTCTATGAAGATGCCTAACAGCTACATGCTACAATAGTACTAATCACCAGTAAGGGTGAATATGAGAAGCTAATTTAACCAGTATAAAGGAATTAAGTAGTTGTCCTTTATACTTACACATATTCATCTGCCAGAAGAATTTAATTGTTCCTATCCTGAGCTGATTTAAGATGAACCTCTATATCCAGAGTTGTTTAATAAGTCACTAAGTGTCTGGTTGAAATATTCTAATCAGTAAGGTAAGTCTGAAAGATAACTGACTCAAGGCTGGAAGCAATTACATGGACTCAACTTTGGAAATGTAGAATGAGAAACTACATTCCCCAAAATCTGATGTCAGTAGGGGATGGCAAGTTCAAGTAATACCTTAAATATTATGAAAACACATTCAGAAGACTATCACATCTTCATGTGTTACATTCTTCATGTCATTAAGTTTCATTTATCAGTAGAAACAAAACTAGTGCCAAGAAAATTAACTACTTCTAGCTGCCTAGTATTCCATCATGATTCTTACCCTATTGAAATTTTGAcagaaatgcaattaaaaaaaaaaaaaggttcagaaAAACAAGGGTTTGCAGACATCAGTACAAGCACTTGCACTTGGTGTTTGTCACTCTGCACAGCAAAAGGATTTGGTTTAGTTGGTTTgggttagggttttttgtttttttttttggattctaggttgcttttttctttttttaaactttcaaatTGCTTTAGTAACAGCTGGAAGTTCAATGTGGTTCCTAAGTGAAAGACCAACATTTATTTGTGACTATTCCTCAGTATTACAGACAAATTGCTGCTCATGTAAAGAGCAACTATTTTTATTCAGGGTCTGCAGAAACTTCAGGCACGAGCCCAAGATAAAATGCCAGATGTCACGAGAATTTAAATCACACCTCATAACACAAAGGAAACAGCCAATATAAAAGCATTACGTTAATGTCTGGTCAAGACTGCAAAAGTATAACTCAAATGGCAACTTCCTGCTTCCCAGAAAACCCATGCTTCAAGCTTTTGTTATAAAAGGATATTTATCTCCCTAAATCTACACCTGCTGCACATACAAAATGAAGCAACAGCACAATATTTTCCTCTAAAACATATACCATGGTTTTCACTACCCTATTTACCCCTAAAAGTTTGAAGGTTAGATCCATTTTTCCAATGGAACACAAAGAAATCCTAGGAAATTTATTTTACCATTATTCAACTTCTTGTATTTAATATTAGATTCTTGACGTTTAAGGGCTTAAATGAGGGTTGAGAATTGCTACAGCTGGTAGAGTGTCaatcatttaaaacaaatatataagTACAACACAATGCCAAACTGTCCCTGATTTTTTAAGTTCAGAGAAGCATATTTAATGGTCCCTAGAACCAAAACTGACCATATCATAGAAAAATGAACTTTACAGATAAAAGATGATGACTATTAATAACAGAGTATGTCAAAACAGaccaataaaaaccaaacagtccTATTTAAAAGTAGGCCAAAGACATGGTTATGACAGAATAAAGAATTGGACAAGCAAGAGGATTTGAACACAGCACTTAAGAGAAGGGTCAATGTGCATCTTAATATTGTGGGTGGAGTGTCAAATAGAAATATATGGGGAATAGAAAGATgagtttgtgttttctgaagagTATTTGCATTAAATTTTCTCTAAATAATAGTCCTGTGAATTACAATTCTCATAGTTATTTCAGTCCTTTGAATAATTACCAGTATCCCCAAATTCTGCTGCTAGTATTTagcaaaaaaagcagcttcaggTGCAAAAAGTTCTTGAAAATTACACATAAACATCCATACCTCACTCCAGTGCTAATACTTCTCAGCCAACAATGTAACTTCTTATTGTCCAAAAAATTATCAATATGAAGCTAACACAAACACAGCTTCTATATCATGCCCTGAAGATAATATTTAGCACCTTAAAATAGGATTTGGCCTTCATCTTACTACAATGCCAATCTTATATTTAATCACTTTCCTTCCCTACTACATCTATTTTACAATTGAATGTGATCTGTACTAaatcacatatttaaaatagttttagaaCTGAAATGTTAAGATATCATCTTCTCAGAGTATTTCTAACTTACCTAATTGTGTCAGCAAATTAGTgttaaaacttaaaaaagacTGGATATGCATGAGATACTTAAGAGGCCTTGCACAGACAAAAGGATCTTAAATacaaagatttgttttttcactaGCCAGAGCCTCCCCTAACACCAGCACTATGGAGAATCTTACACCATTTCAAAAATCTTAGCATTTCCACTAAACAAGAAAAGAATCAGGTTTTATACTGTGAACTTCAAATAATTAATACAGCGAAGAACTTAGTTCTCAAAAAAGATTTAAGGCTATGCACCAAAAGCTGTAGGAGTTGTTGGATTTCCTTACACTAAGAGCTAAAGTGTTACCTCTGTTATAACATGAACTTAATATAAGCACAGAGAGAACATCTCTGAACATCAGAGAGCAGGTAAGTTACGTCCTGTGACCTTAATGACTGCTGAATTTTAGAAGTAATAGAAGGGTAGTATATAAGCAGACCAGTACAACTCCTGTCTGTCTTTAAAACTACACAAAATCACCCCAAAAATCTGCTTGGGTCTCTCAAAGATAATGTGTTCTCTGTTCATCCTCCAGTAGAAACCATACAAAACAGCACACAGCAGATCTGAGTTATTCTTAATATTcaattaacaggaaaaaaaagcttgtctGTTTACACTTCTTCTGATAGATTGTTTTACCATTATACTGCTAAACCAACCTCCCTGTTCAAATATACAGAGCCCAAATTTAGATAGTTGAAGGAGAGGGAATGAGACTCAGTTCAGCCCAGGCACAATTACCTGAACCACCTGCACCATCTACGTGGAAATTTGAATtgtgaacaaaagaaaaagcactcaTATACTAAATTTCTTTCCTAAGCTATTGTTGCATGCACTGCAAAGACAACAAAAGCATCCAACAGTGACAGTAGAGAATGCAGCAGTACTTACAACTATCATTTAATGTCTGCAGTATTCTTGGGAGCCCTGTCACAGCCAGGAAGCTCCCAAGTAGCCACCTTCATTAGACATACAGGCTTTTGGCACTCCAA
The sequence above is drawn from the Calypte anna isolate BGI_N300 chromosome 8, bCalAnn1_v1.p, whole genome shotgun sequence genome and encodes:
- the ANGPTL1 gene encoding angiopoietin-related protein 1; this encodes MKIFKWTLGVLLFLLLSIGRCTEQSTPNRTSQRRYPRSADSGEDGKKCSYTFLVPEQKITGPICVNTNGPSTGNRKDEVTRMDIENLKDVLSKQKREIDILQLVVDVDGNIVNEVKLLRKESRNMNSRVTQLYMQLLHEIIRKRDNSLELSQLENKVLNVTTEMLKMATKYKELEAKYAALTDLVNNQSVTISLLEEQCLRIFSRQDTHGSPPLVQVVPQHIPNSQPYTPILLGGNEIQRDPGYPRDRDVRPPPDPATSPTKSPFRVPPLALINEGPFKDCQQAKEAGHSNSGIYMIKPENSNEPMQLWCENSLDPGGWAVIQKRTDGSVNFFRNWDSYKKGFGNIDGEYWLGLENIYMLSNQDNYRLLIELEDWSNKKVYAEYSSFRLEPESEFYRLRLGTYQGNAGDSMIWHNGKQFTTLDRDRDMYSGNCAHFHKGGWWYNACAHSNLNGVWYRGGHYRSKYQDGIFWAEYRGGSYSLKTVQMMIRPID